One genomic window of Cellulophaga sp. Hel_I_12 includes the following:
- the nadD gene encoding nicotinate (nicotinamide) nucleotide adenylyltransferase — protein sequence MKKVGLYFGTFNPIHIGHLVIANHMVEFSDLDEVWFVVTPQSPFKTKKSLLDNHHRYQMVYEATVGYDKLKPSNIEFKLPQPNYTINTLVHLEEKYKSKYAFSLIMGEDNLKSFHKWKNYEVILENYNLCVYPRISEGAMEHQFINHPKIQRVDAPIMEISSTFIRKNHKAGKNIKPLLPEAVFKYLDDMNFYRK from the coding sequence GTGAAAAAAGTAGGACTCTATTTTGGAACCTTCAATCCTATTCATATTGGCCACTTAGTGATTGCCAATCATATGGTCGAATTTTCAGATTTAGACGAAGTGTGGTTCGTGGTCACACCTCAAAGTCCGTTTAAAACTAAAAAATCTTTATTAGACAATCATCACCGTTACCAAATGGTGTACGAGGCTACAGTAGGGTATGATAAATTAAAGCCTAGCAACATAGAGTTTAAGCTACCACAACCCAATTACACCATAAATACCTTAGTGCATCTCGAAGAAAAGTATAAAAGCAAATATGCTTTTTCTTTAATCATGGGAGAAGACAATTTAAAGAGCTTTCACAAATGGAAAAATTATGAGGTAATCCTTGAAAATTATAACCTTTGCGTATATCCTCGAATTTCTGAAGGTGCTATGGAGCATCAATTTATAAATCATCCAAAAATTCAAAGGGTTGATGCCCCTATTATGGAAATTTCCTCTACGTTTATTAGAAAAAATCATAAAGCAGGTAAAAACATCAAACCCTTACTTCCTGAAGCTGTTTTTAAGTATCTAGATGACATGAACTTTTATAGGAAGTAG
- a CDS encoding zinc-dependent metalloprotease — MKKLLLFCVCMSLFSLPNVQAQKKKKKSKEVVQPAPKPKDKDAIKSYAEVITKEAITDEGLFKTHQVKKAYFYEIPMSLLEKDMLWVSRIAQIPTGLGGGFVNAGSKTNEQVVHWQRYQNKILLKIKSYANIADSTKAISKSVQVNNYEPTLFAFDIEAFNSDSTAVVIDVTKFFSQDVPAISGLSGRLRTEYKVKRLDASRSFINSVKSFPKNIEVKQDFTYEASQPPSNADSESISLQMNQSMILLPEKPMQPRLNDPRVGFFTVSQYDYGSDELKADEKTYIRRWRLEPKDPEAYARGELVEPVKPIVYYLDPGTPENLKAYIRQGIEDWQKPFETAGFKNAIIAKDAPTPEEDPEFSPEDIRYSVVRYVASTTRNAVGPSVSDPRSGEIIESDIIWYHNHLRSYRNRYLLETGAANPSARTLSTSEEEIGEMMRMVIAHEVGHALGFPHNMGASYAYPVESLRDGAFTQEFGLAASLMDYTRYNYVAQPGDKNIRFVRQMGPYDHYAINWGYRFLPEAKSPEDEKPTLNKWILEKADDPKYKYGRQSSSFDPESQTEGVGDDPVLASTYGLKNLKYVAANLPAWTSDKTNNYDDLEELYGELLGVYSRFVGHVVTNIGGVIENLKTPEQDGFVYTHLDKKSQQESMQWLQKNIFETPDWLIDKKILQNIDHAGYFENVRGLQERHLNAILSFDRLGRLIDAETTNENYYSALEMMKDLRSGIWSEAYSGKSASIYRRNLQRSYVDRMGYLLTNEGSSRRSSRSGVEGAISYDVNVSDVRSLARGELNTLRSQLNRAKNTGVNTITRYHYEDAIARIDELLEGSSAK, encoded by the coding sequence ATGAAAAAACTACTACTATTTTGCGTTTGCATGTCCTTATTTTCGCTACCAAACGTACAAGCTCAAAAAAAGAAAAAAAAATCAAAAGAAGTTGTTCAACCGGCGCCAAAGCCCAAAGACAAGGATGCGATAAAAAGCTATGCTGAGGTCATTACCAAAGAAGCCATAACTGATGAAGGCTTATTTAAAACACATCAAGTAAAAAAGGCGTATTTCTATGAAATTCCGATGAGCCTATTAGAGAAAGATATGCTTTGGGTGAGTAGAATTGCTCAAATACCTACCGGTTTAGGAGGTGGTTTTGTAAATGCAGGTTCAAAAACCAACGAGCAAGTAGTACATTGGCAGCGGTATCAAAATAAAATTTTATTGAAAATAAAGTCATATGCCAATATAGCAGACAGTACAAAAGCCATCTCAAAGTCAGTTCAAGTCAACAATTATGAACCTACTTTATTTGCTTTTGATATAGAAGCTTTTAATTCAGATTCTACTGCTGTAGTTATTGATGTTACCAAGTTTTTCTCTCAAGACGTTCCAGCCATTAGCGGCCTTTCTGGCCGATTACGCACGGAGTACAAAGTTAAAAGATTAGACGCTTCTAGGAGTTTTATTAACAGTGTTAAAAGCTTTCCAAAGAATATTGAAGTTAAGCAAGATTTCACGTATGAAGCCTCTCAACCGCCGTCAAATGCTGATTCAGAATCTATAAGTCTTCAAATGAATCAGTCTATGATACTTTTACCAGAAAAACCAATGCAACCAAGATTAAACGATCCTAGAGTTGGGTTTTTTACAGTAAGCCAATATGATTACGGTAGTGATGAATTAAAGGCAGATGAAAAAACATACATTAGACGCTGGCGATTAGAACCAAAAGACCCAGAGGCTTATGCACGCGGAGAATTGGTAGAGCCGGTGAAACCAATTGTTTATTATTTAGATCCTGGAACTCCTGAAAACCTAAAAGCATACATTCGCCAAGGTATCGAAGACTGGCAAAAACCTTTTGAAACAGCAGGTTTTAAAAACGCCATTATCGCAAAAGATGCTCCAACACCTGAAGAAGATCCTGAATTTAGTCCTGAAGATATTCGGTATTCAGTAGTGCGTTATGTGGCAAGTACCACCAGAAATGCAGTAGGACCTAGTGTTTCTGACCCTAGAAGTGGAGAAATTATCGAAAGTGATATTATCTGGTATCACAATCATTTAAGAAGCTATAGAAACCGTTATTTGCTAGAAACAGGAGCAGCAAACCCATCGGCTAGAACCCTAAGTACATCAGAAGAAGAAATAGGAGAAATGATGCGAATGGTTATTGCACACGAAGTAGGCCATGCACTAGGTTTTCCGCATAATATGGGTGCAAGTTATGCCTATCCTGTAGAATCTTTAAGAGATGGTGCCTTTACTCAAGAATTTGGTTTGGCAGCTAGTTTAATGGATTATACCAGGTATAACTATGTAGCACAACCAGGTGATAAAAACATCCGTTTTGTGCGTCAAATGGGACCTTATGATCACTATGCCATCAATTGGGGCTATCGTTTTCTTCCCGAAGCTAAATCACCAGAAGATGAAAAACCAACCTTAAATAAATGGATTTTGGAAAAAGCCGATGACCCTAAATATAAATATGGGCGACAATCGAGTTCTTTCGATCCAGAATCACAAACTGAGGGAGTAGGCGATGATCCTGTCTTGGCAAGTACTTATGGATTAAAAAACTTAAAATATGTCGCAGCAAATTTACCTGCATGGACATCGGATAAAACTAATAATTACGATGATTTAGAAGAGTTATATGGCGAGCTTTTAGGAGTATATTCTCGTTTTGTGGGTCATGTGGTAACAAATATTGGGGGCGTTATCGAAAATTTAAAAACTCCAGAACAAGACGGATTTGTATATACACACTTAGATAAAAAGTCGCAGCAAGAATCAATGCAATGGTTGCAAAAAAATATATTTGAAACACCTGATTGGTTGATTGATAAAAAAATACTACAAAATATAGATCACGCGGGTTATTTTGAAAATGTAAGAGGCTTACAAGAGCGTCATCTTAATGCAATATTGAGTTTTGATCGTTTAGGAAGATTAATTGATGCCGAAACCACTAATGAGAATTATTATAGTGCTTTAGAAATGATGAAAGATCTACGCTCAGGTATTTGGAGTGAAGCTTACAGTGGCAAAAGCGCAAGTATTTACAGGAGAAATTTACAACGCTCTTATGTGGATAGAATGGGTTACTTATTAACGAATGAGGGCAGCTCAAGGCGGTCAAGTAGATCAGGTGTTGAAGGAGCCATTAGTTATGACGTTAATGTTTCTGATGTGCGTTCCTTAGCTCGTGGAGAGTTAAATACCTTACGTTCTCAACTTAATAGAGCGAAAAATACAGGAGTAAACACCATTACAAGGTACCATTATGAAGATGCTATAGCAAGAATAGATGAATTGCTTGAAGGTAGTTCCGCTAAGTAA
- the gmk gene encoding guanylate kinase has product MKGGKLIIFSAPSGSGKTTIVRHLLAQEDLNLAFSISATSRPRRGKEKHGEHYYFMTLSEFKKHIKNEDFLEWEEVYRDNFYGTLKKEVERLWAEGKHVIFDIDVVGGLRIKKKFPDQTLAVFVKPPSVDELKIRLKKRSTESDEKINMRIAKASVELATAPQFDKIIKNYDLDVALQEAHDLVAEFLQEH; this is encoded by the coding sequence ATGAAAGGCGGTAAACTTATTATTTTTTCAGCCCCTTCAGGGAGCGGTAAAACTACCATTGTTAGACATTTATTAGCACAGGAAGACTTAAATTTGGCCTTCTCTATTTCTGCAACGTCTCGTCCAAGAAGGGGGAAAGAAAAACACGGAGAACACTATTATTTTATGACGCTCTCAGAATTTAAAAAGCACATAAAAAATGAAGACTTTTTAGAGTGGGAAGAAGTATATCGCGATAATTTTTATGGTACCTTAAAAAAGGAGGTAGAACGTCTTTGGGCAGAAGGTAAACATGTAATTTTTGATATAGATGTTGTTGGCGGGCTTAGAATAAAAAAGAAATTTCCGGATCAAACCTTAGCAGTTTTTGTAAAACCACCTAGTGTTGATGAGCTTAAAATACGCTTAAAGAAAAGAAGTACAGAGAGCGATGAAAAAATAAATATGCGTATTGCAAAGGCATCGGTAGAATTAGCAACAGCACCTCAGTTCGATAAAATCATTAAAAATTACGACTTAGATGTAGCCTTACAGGAGGCTCACGATCTAGTTGCTGAATTTTTACAAGAGCATTAA